cctatttttgattataaatgataaacatggcaaaattTCTGGACTGATTAAATTTACTAATGTTGGAAATTCTACGTAAATGATGttacgaatttaaaaaaattattagatacaTATTCGTTGTAAAGTAAAATCTGTATATTGCttagattataaatataactgtGTATCTAATAATCttaaaggaaataattaaaaactaagaaaactcagtaaaataaaaattttatgacaacaaaaatatatctatagtcGGACTTAGTAGACTTTCCACAACCACGGCATCGGTATATACGCGAGCGAAACCGCGGGGCATTGCTAGTGTTATATATACATCACAGACCGAAATCAAACCTGCATCATATTTGTAGTAGTAATAGATAATGCTTATAGAAAACCAAAAAACCACGAGTATTTACATAATgtgctaaataataaaatacaattgatAACAGATGCAAATAACTTCTTATCAACGTTTGCGGGCGCGCGCTTTAAGATTGTCAGGGGATTTACTCAAGGAATGAACTCTTGTTTGGGAGATGGGAAGACCCTAGCCACTGATGTTTAGTATATAAACATGGAGCAGCAAGGAAGAGTTATCATTTCTTCGTGGTTACTACTAGTGTGATATTGTGAAGTGTAACAGGtgaatattagttttttttaagctTTGATATCTAAATGATTTGAAAGTATTATTAGAAACTACACAATTTCTAATATTTAACAGAATTCAAGtcctgtttatttataataaaattttattataattattacgtgCAGCAAATATGTTCACGGGTAGAATAGATTAtgctttttacatttaaatacatttgcgTTGCGTGAAAGTTTTGATACTTGTAAGcaaaaaaacttgaatatttaaattaatttgtatttttttttaaactttaaatgatTTACTTGCCTGACATGACAATGACATTTggttctttaatatttcagaTAAAATGAAGTTCCTTTGTGTATTATTTGCGATTGTGTGCGCAGTGGCAGCGCAAGAGTATTACGTGGAAATCGTTGATGATGGGTaagcaatattaaaagtgCACAAGAGTTTTgctagttttaaatacaaaaaaaataatggtaGAACATTCTTTATTTgctgtaaaaatttaatcaatttgccctaactaaagttaataatttttccttAGCTACCCAGAATGGTACCTAGAACCTCAAAAGAGGGTACGCCGTGATCTCACGCTAGACCACAAAGTTGGGGAGAATGGTAAAGTTTTTGGAACCGTTGGAGCCAATGACAATGGATTATTCGtgagtttaataattaaatataatttttagattacCTTTTGAAAATCTAAatcaaattgaaatatatagcATACAGGTTGTCCTATAAATCAAATTCAGCCAGAAATCGGaagataaaaatacttttttttgtaCTTTAGTATCCAGACTTAACTTCCAACATTGCATAGTAGATTGTTTTCATTACCTTGTTTGAAtggcaataattttaaaaacgcCTCACTTTTTGGTTTATGTGTGTTAGTTTTAATGACACTAAAAGAAATACTATAATTACAAGCAAAGAATaggagaaatatttttataattttctttacaaaatcACTTCCTCGGAATCATtgtatcaaattaaattaataaatatttttatatattctaataaaataaaatattgtaggGTAAAGGAGGATATGAACACCAGTTCTTCAATGACAACAGAGGAAAGCTTACCGGTCAGGCAACTGGTACCAGAGTTCTAGGACCTCTGGGAGACTCCTCTCACCTCGGAGGAGGCTTGAACTGGCAAAACTCCAACGCTGCTGCATCACTGGATGTCAGCAAACAGATTCATGGACCCACTTCTGTATGTTATTTGATATATAGATTAGCTTATTGTACAAAGacttttttcttataatgAATGTATGTAAATTGTGATATACCAGTAGTATTTCATTTTTCATATTGTAATAGTTTTTGAGAACAAATAACTCACCTTGCCACATTACCATGTTACCCGAACCTGAacattaataagtattttaacattatattattttgacagtGGTCTGCGGCTGGTGGTGGAAAATGGCCAGTTGGTAGGAACGGCGATTTCTCACTCCAAGGCACATACGATCAAATTTCTGGACGTCGACCTGATTACGGTGGCAGAGCCGCCTACAACTACCGTTGGTGATTGAGAATTAAgaattaaagtatttatttattaatttgtgtttttttactcGTACAATTTATGTATGACATACCTAAATTCAAACTCTATTGTTTGACCTAGGGCCACTCCCAGTTCCCAATTCTTTTACacattgttcatttaaaattcatgACGTTCGAATTTCAAAATCGATTTACTTCTTAATAGCTACTTTGGTATTAAAAAGTTGGTATTATTCCCAATGGTATTATCTTATAATAACTCATTTAATTCAGATTATATccatatatagatttatttagagTTAATAagtttacaaaacaaaaattaccAAATTCTAAGGTGTTTGCTcgtttacaaataaaagtaaagagaaaaaatatatagatatatatctgctattcacacacacataaattaaaatcagaagtacattatttatatatagctgatactttaaaatatattcataattcAAAAACAAATCCAGATCAATAAAATTCGGTGAAAACCAAGAAAATCTAATCAAAAAGATGCTTTTATCAACCATGTTTACAAATGTTTATGCATAACTTTACTGAAGGAAATCAGCACTGCACACTACAACGgatttctgaaaataaataaatgctatACAA
This genomic stretch from Pieris napi chromosome 19, ilPieNapi1.2, whole genome shotgun sequence harbors:
- the LOC125059197 gene encoding gloverin-like; the protein is MKFLCVLFAIVCAVAAQEYYVEIVDDGYPEWYLEPQKRVRRDLTLDHKVGENGKVFGTVGANDNGLFGKGGYEHQFFNDNRGKLTGQATGTRVLGPLGDSSHLGGGLNWQNSNAAASLDVSKQIHGPTSWSAAGGGKWPVGRNGDFSLQGTYDQISGRRPDYGGRAAYNYRW